The genomic DNA GACAAGGTCACGCTAACGTGGATCATTCCGACAAACTAGCATCGACGTTGGCCGGGATTAATCTTAACTGGTCCGACAATTATCAAATTGTACTTTCACGGTACGGCTTTTCGAGCGATCAGTTTCTGCGCTTTCTGATGTCACTTGGAATACTGCAAAAGGAAACGGTATGGCAAAAGTGAAAGGTCTGTTTACTTCTCGTAGAAATTTCATAGGCTTAAAAGTAGACACCGGGTAAACCTCTGTTCAGTTTCGCAATTGTATCCTTTTACGCGAATTCATTAGTCAAACCGGTGATGTAAGTGAATTACACGAACGAGAAACTTCATCTGTCTGTCAATGTCGCCTTAATGGGCTCGCGTCTCGTACGATTTTAGCGCGAATCCAGCGATCCAAACGATCTACAAGGTCTCCAAAAAGATTCGATGAAAGAAACTCACCGATGACGACAAAACTCGTCAAGGTATTTTATAGAGTTTCAAAGATGTTTCTGTTACCACACGTCACCAACGCGAGATACCCAGTATCCAAAACTCGCATAAATATCACTGTCCAGCGATTGGATCCAAAAGCATTAGGTCCGTCTTCAAAATTAATCGCGTcctaattatttgaataaaatccgAAGAAAACGAAACTGAATGTGATCTGTgatgagaaaaatgaaatatagcaAGATGGAAGAAAAGCGAAGACAAAGTTAGCGACGAGAAGcagaggaaaggaagaaaactgAATGAATACGTACAGTTCAGTGGCGACTTCCATGATGCCCGTCTGGAGTGCTGGCCTACGTTTGCGTGGTGTTGGTATCCCGACGAAAGACGGTGGTCAACCGTTCGCATAGAGCGTCACTTCCGGTTAGCCGGAAGCGGCTGCTGTGTGTGCGGCTCGCGCCCCGATGGGGAAGGGAAGGCGGCGTGGAACGAGCAGGAGAGGTCGAGAGGCTCAAAAGGGATCGACGATATCCGATCCGTTGATCCGTTGATCGCCGATGATGGTATTGGCCTCGGATTCTAACTTCTTGGATCGCTGTTGTCACCGTAGagggaggaaagaaaaaaaaaagaacgaggaaCCATTATACGTATAGATCTTCAAAGATCTTATTTACGGAAGAATGATCTCGAGGACGTACAGGTATAAACTACGTGATGATATTAGAGCGGAATTGTCGGAAGAAAAAGTCATACAAAATACGTCCATGTGcttctaaatattaaaatatatattattacatgtgTTCATAAAGGTTTTGCGAAAGACGCACTTGTACCACTTTCTCACATTGTCGAACGTTGGGGTGATCCGGAAACTTCCTTCGGGAGTTGTCGAATCTTTTTACGTTGAATTGTTTCTACGTCTAAAGTTGACGTTTTCACGAGTGGGAGGTCGTTGCGGTTGATCAAAACGTTGCAACCCTTATGTACTACCAATGTTTTAGCGGTCGAAAGATACTAAGAGAATACGATACGAAGGACTCGGAGGATTCTAGTTAACAGCCGGAAGCTACTCAAATGTTCCGAATGCAAGAACGATAAATTCATTGATCCGAAGTATTCCAATTAATATGTGGAATTCTCAAGATGTTCTGCATACAAATAGATATTGTATCGTACAGTGTGCTTTAACCATCGCTTGCGATTATCcaacgaaatttaattagaaatacgAAGCGATCACCGATCTGACGAATCGAAAAAGAACGGTAATTACATCCGGAAGTCTCCAAGCTCGTCGCATCATTGGAAACGATGAGCGTGGAAGTGGCAGAGATCGGAAGCGAGTGGTTCTTCGAAAGAGAGGAAGGTAAAGGTGAACAGATACATTGTGCTCGTGGTGTAAACACTCAGGGAGAAAGTGAGTCgagattttaatgaaaatgtacgtatatacgtGGTTAGGTGCTCGCGTACCGGGTGAACGTCGACGGGTACTCGTGCTCGACCAGGAGAGGATGTGTGCTGATAGAGCTCTCAATCTGTGCCACCTTGGGTGGTACGATTAGCTATGGTGATCCCCCTACGACGATCTCTTCCTGCCGTGCTGGCCTATCATCGTCAGATATATTACAAATACGTGCAACTACGACCCCATCGGGAGCACCGGGTCTATTGTTTGTCGCCTGCCCTGTCTATCTCTGTTTCTCTCCTCAAATCACCTTCCTCCGATCATGTACACCGATCCCTTCCTTCCGACTTCCACAATAAACCTCCTCTTCCTCCGACGTCTCTTCTCCTAGCGGGATTAAATCGACGACAATGACGATAACGACGATATCGACGACGGTGCTCGTGGGTCTTCGATCGAAGAGCGAATCGCGACGTACAGCTTCTTCGGAGATCGATGGTTTCTCGATCTGCGAAGGAAAGTCACTCGATTAGACCTGTTAGTCTTGAAGAGCTTGTCGTTTCCAACCTTCGAAAATTTCTCTGCTTTGCGTTTAAACTAATTCTATGCTCGCAACATTGGCCCTTAATGGATTAATGCGTAAAAGGGATTGGTAAATTTGCAAAGCTCTACAGCTTCGAAACTCTTTCTTCGGTTCGAGTACGATGGATAAAGAGaacgaacgataaaaagaaatggTAATTTCTTTTCCGTAGGCGGTCGTTCGAATGGAGGAAGGAAGTTGTAATACTTTCGGGCATCTCTGGCTGACAGGACGGGTCGAGATGGGTCaagtttataattaatttcgttcgGGTCGTGCGCCGAATTGAACGAAGAATGGCCAGCCGTACGTTTCGCGAATCTCGTATCTCGGAGTCCTAAATCGTAAAATCCTTTCACGCGTAAGGATTGCCGCAGCAAAGCGGGATAAGTAGGTCATTTTTGTCGTTTCGTGTCAAGAGGAAGAAAGCTTTAACGGATTGTTCGCGCGAAACAACACCTTTCGCTGTTATTCGGGACATTAGAGTGTTTCTTCAGTTCGGCGGAATCTAGAAACAACGCGTGTTCCACCTAGATATACATTACGATCCGTAGAAAATACGTTTccaaatatcatatttttctgcttttttcgAGATTTATCAAGTTCCACCAAATTTTATAGACATACGTATAAATGATATTACGTTTGAACGAAACCTTGATTTATTCTTCCTTTGTTTCTTATTTCGAAATCATGGCAATGAGTGGAAAGTGGACGATACGAAATAACAATTCCTTGAACACATTGTGGCTTTTATCGCGCCGATTTATGGAAACGATTACGTATTCGTCCATAAAGAACcacaataaattaaacaattatatgATCGCGCGAATGTATATTCGCGATTAGTCATCGACGCGTATTCATTACGTGATCATAACGCACGTTACGTGATCATAACTTTGCATAATTTAATGCAAGGGATCTGAGGAGTTAATTATACAGACTGATTGCAATGCCTGCTCGAATTTCAAGGTAAATTAACAACATTTTAAATGCAAATTCTCATCTTAGTTTATGGATTTGCACGCGATGTTTGTCTTctgttattataaaaaagaaattaaaaaataaaaaaccgAGGAAAGTCAACGTAGTTCACGGACGTAGTTAACGTGGAACAGCTTCAAAGTGTTGCACGATAATGTTCATTCATTTATACTACATAAAATAGCCCCACAACCACGAATTACCGGCAATTTAATGAACTATTATAAAACCGGACCGTGACGCAATCAGCTGATGATTACAAGCAGCTATGGGATCAAAACGTAGGCGGAAACTTCGAATGTTCTTTTGTGAACGTTCCTTCGTTTTAAGTAAACGTGTACCCATCGTTTTTAGTTTATCGAGTTAGCGAACAGCAGCACGACATACGCCTATTTTAccgttatatcgaataaaacgAGCAACGTATAAAAATGTTCGTTTGAGATTAAAGGATAGTAAAAGTGGCAATTAGAATGCACTGAGAGGCAAATTGGCTCTTCTATCTCTTGATAGGCAGTAACACGGTTTAATCCAGTGGAGGATGCTTTTAccattattgttaataaaaaagGTATTTTCATTAcagtagaattccatttatctgaacttgTCGAACCAAGGGACAAACAGTTTATACGATTGGAGTTCGATATAACAATAGCAGCTCGCGTATTTTCCCCGCTGcctattatttttcgttcgcaTAACAGGCGCTCGCGTGTATCCAACCAGCAAAAAGTTCAGTTAATCGggcgttaattaaaatttcgtttctataAATGGACTTCTACTGTACTGTGTTAAATACGCACGATGTATCATATTCATTGCAATGTTCAGCCAGGTGAATAGTTCACTTTTACCCGTACATTTAGCCGAACGAGAACGCGTTACCCTTTTCTCATTACGTGCAATTATATCGGTAAATTGTTCGTCCTGCACgatgcaaatgaaatttcatagcGTGCTTAAAAATATGGAGAAATTGAATAAACGACACGGGAGAATTTAAATCTTTTCCTTCCAATCTCGAAACGttggaaatttctattaaaaaattgtaattcccACCGATGGCGGTCAAATTTCGTGCGTTTAAAATTTCTCGGTGGCGATTTGCCATTTGGCGAATGCGCAATTAGTTCCCCACCTTAACTGATACactatttttctttgtttcactaattaacagttatttaaaatgattttcaaCGGCTATCAACTTTCATTTTCTTATAAACCTTGAATCAACCAATTAGCTACAATTGTAAAAAgactataattttcaattttgcacGGGTATTATTACAAACATTATCTtctcatataatattatacgagaTAAGTTTATCAATCAAGGTCTTCCGACAGTtcgaaatacatatatgtacgtaatAAGCTTTCATGACCTCCGAAATGACTCTTCCGGATATTTTTCTAGAAACGATAACCTTGATCTTTACTGGATGACCTAGAGAAAGACCGTAGGAAACTGTGCTTATCAACTCGAATAACAATCGGGTCTTTTTGTTATCGAACTATTCGTGTCAGTTGGCTAATAGTTCTAATTTCAAAATTGACAAGATGGTGCAAAGAAAACCACGTATATCATCAtctttttgtacaaatttttaaCACAATAATTAAAGTATTATTAAGCAATATCGTGCAAGTTTTTACACGCTCGTATTTCAATGCAAATTTCAACGATAAAACTGTATCGCGCGACAACTTACCTGATTCTCAAACAGCGCGATATCAGCGTATTCATTAACAAAGtacataaataatttgttattcgGAAACGCAGTTTATGTTTTAACGCGACGAAAATGTAAACGATACTTTTACTACACcttttacattacattaaaGGAACCAATATAATGTTCAATGCTACTAAGAAAATCGATGCTTTATCGAATCGCAATATCTTTTCCCTTATTCATCGGTTAATTCTTGTCTTTCAAACAGCTACAACAAATGTTTCAGTGTACTATTTAATAGACTCAGGATCAAGAAAGTTACGTAACTATAAACATCATGGCGAAGCAAGATAGTAAAAAATAAGATGCGAGTAATAGAAGATGAAGTCAATTAGACGCGAAACCGCGACGAgcataagaaaaaaaaatgcatCTATTTTCGATAAACGAGCAATTATATTTAGTCGCGACTACATATTTATTTGCAATCAACAATTTCGTCTTTTGATGATGATACGATGGCCGCTTCGTCAAATCGAACGCGATCGATGCCCATTTCTCACTATTCTCAAATATACTGTACCAGTTTGGAGATTCGTATTTGTCACGTGGTTTCCTTTCTTAAGTTACGAGCGAAACGATCGAACCAGTTAAAGGCCGAACAAACCATAACCTCGTTTCTATTCACGGGTTTATATAAGGCATTGGTATCTCgatcttttcataaaaaaaggaTGAAGTTGCATTTATCCGTAAACTTAAGAGTGAGATTTGATTAATCACGAGGATTTGTTTAGTGTTATATGTCTagacatttatatttttcatttaaaggaaaaagaattgtTTAGGATGTATGGAAAGAAGAACAAGGTTTAACtagttttaatatttagttttccAAAAAATGGAAACGTGACTGAAACAATTCATTTGTCGATAACATAGCACTTATTAGAAATAAAGCGATCTATAACGACTGTGATAAAAACTTCCAATGTACCATAGCTGTACCGTGTATTAACATAATGGTAATGAAGTTTGAAAGGATTAATACGAGAACCATTTGTTTACACTCGATGATAAAATTAATGCGCGGTAAAAAATCTCTGTTCAAATAGGTGACAAGTTTAAACAGACGTATTCGACTCCATAGTCCTGTTAATAAATAAGTATTTGTTAAAAAGCATCGTATTGAAAACAAACTGAAATCCCGACGTTCCATGTGTTGTTCGTTGTGTTCGTATTATACGATTAATGTATTTAGTAGATAAGTATTGCAAGATACCCCAGAGTTTATCAAGGTAACCAACAAGGCGTTATATTTCCTGTTCATTTCATATGTGCTTACGTAATTTTGTATCATCATATTGCAACATGTTTACGGATAATGTAAGACTGATAAAATGACATAGTCTGCCATCGAGCATGATCATtcaattatgtacatatatatgtatgtgataTTTAGAAGTTTTAATCAATGGTGAGTATGCCATCTCTATAATTTTTACCACAGTTTGTAATACGTTTATCGATAATCTAACTGTGCTGCGATTCTCGAATCGCTAATCTCGCTCTCACTTCAGCGAATGTGAACCTTCTTAATGATTAAGAAACAGCtaacgtaaaatgaaaatggGAAATTGAATAgagattgaaatgaaaaatcacTCGAGGAAGGTGACTCGATGAATATAACAAGTTCACCTTTGAATCTCTTTTTACGATGTCTTGCCATAGTGTAATCGATAGTTTCATTCGTACGCGTATTTCTATTTTCCAAAATGATAATAGACAAGCCAAGAacaatacattttatttctattacttGGAACTTGTTTCAAACTTGTCTGTTTCTTTAAAAGGAAATGATAAATGACTACAAAATATGCATCTGTTTTATGATAGATGCGAATATAATGGCCAAACGCTTGATATTACGCCTATGACCATACGGTTCTTCAAACGTATGCAATTAAATATAGATTATATTCTAAAAGAACATTGTGCTTACTAATGAAAAGCGTAAGTACGAAAGTCTCGTATGTGTTATATCCTTTTTGTATAACACATAATGCGCgcggaaattttaatttaaaattaaaaacggCGTTTTATTATACATCCAGCTTGTAGAAGTCTAAGATACAAAATCATAGACAATGAAAAACAGACTTAAGTATCTTTTCATAATTATCTCTCGACTGatacttttatacttttatcACCGACACGTGTTAGGActgtatcgtatatttctttcaaatttgcaaatcaCAAGATTGCATTCTGTATTTCCCCATATCAAGGAATACTTGTACTTGCAACTTATAATTTTCTAGCTTTGAACAAACagaatattaaattctttaacGTCAATTATAACTCGTATATTGATAGAATTGTGACGATTGTGGCAAGTTTTGCAGGACGTATAGTGGACCCCATTTATATTTGAACAGTTTTTAAAACacacaataaattttattaaaattcaaccaAACCACTTGAGGTTTTTTGACGAGTTAGAGGAATCATCTGGATGacgtataaacaaaattttaaagaaattccaATTAATCGGAATCACGAAGAAACAAGTAAAGGCCACtttttgtaacatttttatcTCAACTTGTAAGGAAAATTTAAAGGACACGTTTCAAAGATATATACCAGTTGTACACAAGCTGAAATTGatgaaaaaatgatgaaaatcgCAGTTTTTCACGATTTTCAGTCTAAAATCTAAAGATTCGGACATCTCTCGACACCTGCCGCATATTTTCGCATCAAccgatttcgataaaattttcagCATGTATATAACTGGCACAAATCTTCGAAACGTGTCgcttaaattttcattacaggctTAGGAAAAGCTAATTGcaactttttttaaattttgtttatacgccatcttctaacttgtaaaaaaaaactcaaaaacttaaaaaagttattctgttttaaacaGCGTATGAATATTAATAGAAACTACCGCATAATTAAAGTAGACATGAAATTTCTTACCTGTAGCAATTGTGCGTCGATAATTTTTGTCTATTTCTGTATTTGGAACAAAACACTACGCGTGCACATTAAATACGCACCGATTCCGTTTGCGACAAAACGCGTTTACGAAGACGATTGTTTACTGGAAAAATTGTAACAGGTTCGTTTCGACTCGGATGATAGAAAGAACAAAAGGCATGTGCAAACACGACGCTCCACTAGTTATACCGCGATTTCATGTACCTATACTCTCTGATGACAGTCGCGGGACTGTGCTACAACTAGAAGCATCTAATTCGAGCCAAATGTTCGAAAAGCGCGCGGATGGTGGGGAAATTGGaaagaagggagaaagaaaCCAGTCCTATGGGCCGCTTGGCGTGATTGGTGCTCGAGTAACTTTCAGTTACTGATTGGGCCAATCGCGTTCACCTACTTGAATTGAAGTTCCACCAGCCGACGCGCGTCCTCTGCGCAGAGGCGGTAAACCATAAGCGATTCTATCCGAATTTAAATTGCATTGCTAAATCCGTTTGTTAAGagcataattaaaattaataaaatacgcGTATATGTAAGGACTATTCCATACCAAAGTaaagtattttaatttgtttttatttgataCACGTTTGTATACGTGTACTTTCTTAAAGCAATAGGACATATTACAGTTTAATTCgaatattttaaagtatatatatatatattacatagttAACTGACAATATTCAGGACGTAGCTTAAAATTAAGGGCAGCAGGAGCGACGGTACTCAACCAACTGACTATTTTGTTTTTactgaaaggaaagaaaataattcattcttttgtaattataaataattgcaaataataataaataattataagtaattaattataaataattataatattgctAAATATTTACAAGatgattttttctttctttctataccCCTTACCTGTTACTTGTAATTTGTAGAAGCTCATGAGACATACAAGGATGCAAGTGTAGAAAAGGTGTACCTAATATAGGATGTATAGCTTGAGATAAATCCTTATATTTCAATTCTCCGTTACGAACGAGGGATTGTGCTTCTTCCACGGATATTGGATTAATACCTGGGAAATCTACAAAAGTTAATTATACATAAACGTCAAACATATGAAACGGTTGTATGAAAAGATGACAAGAAAACGGCGaattcgtttaaaaatacaagacactgaaaaattattcgcaaattcATGCATTGCCGTAAAACATAGATTTCCTCTATTTCTCCCTCCTTCAGTCACTCTTAATCTCTTTGCTAACTTCTTAGCCTAGTTTGAGATAGACTACGATCGAAGGAACAATCAGCATTATGTCGCCTGCCATTTTCAACAGGCTGTACATACCCGATTAAGGTCTAGTGGTGATCAGAGAACAATTGTAATAGATGTTTCGTATTTTGATGTATAGTCGTTATAAAATTAACGACATTCACAAGATATCGTTAAAAATGAATCGTAAAGatgatcttttttttctttctaacgTTTCTTTAGAATTTTCCAATGATTCGAATAAATATGGCGCGTTCACCTGATTTCCATCCATTAAAATAAAGTATCGGGACGCTGTAGCTCATGGACCATAACACATGATGTTCTGTAACTAATGGTTTCTCGATAGGACAAGTGGCCTCGAAAGGATCTTGTTTCAATACAAAGTCGAAATCATCGGCGGAGCCGTTATCTTGTGATGTCGAATAATCATTTAAGTTACTATTACTGCATATGTATTGTCTCTCTTGGTGGACGATGTATGCCTCTCCTGGCACATTCTGCAAATCGTGTATAgatatttactattttaaaactttctctttttttaggGATCTCAAATGGTCAAAAATAACAGTCACCTTATTACCCCGAAGTTCCCATCGGTCAGAAATTTCACTCGACATTTCTACGAACCTTTCAGCA from Bombus terrestris chromosome 11, iyBomTerr1.2, whole genome shotgun sequence includes the following:
- the LOC100649460 gene encoding ubiquitin-like-conjugating enzyme ATG10, which gives rise to MDGPGTITWDEFLENAERFVEMSSEISDRWELRGNKNVPGEAYIVHQERQYICSNSNLNDYSTSQDNGSADDFDFVLKQDPFEATCPIEKPLVTEHHVLWSMSYSVPILYFNGWKSDFPGINPISVEEAQSLVRNGELKYKDLSQAIHPILGTPFLHLHPCMSHELLQITSNSKNKIVSWLSTVAPAALNFKLRPEYCQLTM